In Alteromonas sp. RKMC-009, the genomic stretch AAAGCAAAAAAGCCCGTTTCCACGGGCTTTTTGGTACTTGTCACTATTATCAGGCGCTCACGCCTCTGCCTAATCCGGAGCCTTTCGGCTTTCCGCTTTTATCGTAGGTCAGAGATTCTTTGGCGCGGACTTCCAGCATTAAATTACGCAGGTGGGTCAACCTGAGCTGACCCTGTTCAACAGCTTTTTGATTAACTGATGTACGGTACTGACACTCTTCGAGAAGCTTTTTGGCCTGGGCAATCAAGGCGGTAACATCGTCTGGCGCTGTTTTTTCCGCTGTAAGTGCAGTGTACTGCTTACTGATAGCAATATCACTTTGCTGAATGGTATCGAGGGTTTGCTCTTTATCCTTGAGCAGATTCATCAATGCCTCAGCATCCCGGGAGCTGATCAGGTGCAATTCCTGTTCAAGCAAAGTTGCCAGATGCGTTAAGTTTGCGATCTGTTGCTCCAGTGCCTGTACCAGTGACTGCGACATAAATTACTCTCTACGATTTAATGCCAAAAACCTGCGCTTCTAACCGTGCGATTTTCTGCGCCAGGGAATCCGGGTCGATTTTATACTCACCACTTTGAATGGCTTTCTTCAGTTTGTCGACCTTTTCCTGATTGACCGGCGCCTCAGTGCCTTTCTTCTGCACCTGACTTAACTGCTGAGCAGACTGAGTCAGTGAGACAGAATCCTGGCGCGGAGCCGTCGTCTGTGTATTTTTCGCCGCAGCTTCCTGTTGCTGCGCCGTTTGTGTCTGTGCCTGCTGATTATTCAGCTTTGCATTGTCAATGGGCGCCTTAGGGGTTCCATTGTTAACATTGTTGATTGCCATAAATTTTTTCCACTACCAATAACACCTCATACACGTTATCGGCCTGAACTGGCGCATCTTTAACCTTTTTTCAGTGTTTTTTACTGTTTCAGGCTATAAATTCACAACCACTGTTTGCGTGCTGGCAACTTCAGCGATAAGCGTCTTTTTCGACGATGCGTTAACTACCTGAATACTATCGCCTATTACCCCGTCCTGTCTAGCGATGCCGGCCGTTTTCACCTGCATTCCCGCGGCCTGAGCACGGATAGTGATGCGATCACCTTTACAGACAAAGCATAGCATATTTGCCTGTACAGGCTGGCCGTCACGGACCCGTCTTTTCATCCTCGCACCGATAAGTTCTTTTTGCGACATGTAACTGGTGTGCCGCAGCTGGTTAATGTCTACTTCAGCCAGCTTCAGGTTTGCTGATGTCAGCACTGTGCCCGGGCTGATAAGACCGGAGGTCACCACCACCGTGCGGGTCCGCGCAACCCGAGCGTTGGTAAACAGATACCAGTCATTGTTGCCGCAACTCACTCTTACTGAAATATAGGACTGGGTGAAGGCGCTGCTGTCTGCGTGATACTGAAAAGGAGTATGGCAGACGGGGATCTGAATGCGGTCATCAACAGGCACAATACTTACCTGAATATTATCGTCGCCGTGAGCGTCACCAATTTCGCCTAACAGATAAGCCTGAGCTTCCTGCTGAATTTTTTCCCGCATCTGCGCTGAAGATTGGGCAAATGCCGGGATACTGGCTATGTTTAGCATCATCAGCAACATAACCATCAGTGGCCTGCTTAAAGATTTCTGCAATAATTTCGATAACTTTTTCTGCATGATGACTTTTTTCGTGTTCAGTTCATTGTATTTTGACTATGATTAAAAGCAGAACCCTTAGATTCGTAACGGTTAAAGTGTCACTTTTTTGGCGATTCTGTTTTTAAACATTAAGTGATATGGTGAAACGCAATGTTCGTGCCCAATTTAAATTAGAGGTGATGTATGTCAGGCATTCTTGATTCCGTTAACCAGCGCACGCAGTTAGTGGGGCAGAATAGGCTGGAGCTACTGTTATTCAGACTCAACGGCCGTCAGCGCTTTGGTATTAACGTGTTCAAAGTGCGGGAGGTACTGCAGTGCCCGCCATTGACAGCAATGCCTAAATTGAATTCACTGGTACGGGGAATCGCGCATATCCGCGGGCAAACCATTTCTGTCATAGACCTTAGCATGGCAACAGGCGGCAGACGGATTGAAAACCTCGAAACAGCATTTATCGTTATTGCCGAGTACAACCGCTCAGTACAGGGCTTTCTGGTTGGCGCGGTTGAACGCATTATCAATACGAACTGGGATGCCATTATGCCCCCGCCGCAGGGTACGGGCCGCGCCAGTTATCTCACTGCCGTTACGGAAGTGGATAAAGAGCTGGTGGAAATTCTGGACGTAGAAAAAATTCTTAACGAAATTTCTCCGCTCAAAGCCGAGGTCAGTGAAGATGTTATCGCCGGGCTGGATACCACTGCTCAGGAAGATAAGATTATATT encodes the following:
- a CDS encoding chemotaxis protein CheV, translating into MSGILDSVNQRTQLVGQNRLELLLFRLNGRQRFGINVFKVREVLQCPPLTAMPKLNSLVRGIAHIRGQTISVIDLSMATGGRRIENLETAFIVIAEYNRSVQGFLVGAVERIINTNWDAIMPPPQGTGRASYLTAVTEVDKELVEILDVEKILNEISPLKAEVSEDVIAGLDTTAQEDKIIFIADDSSVARSQVKKALTALGLKMELAKNGLEALNRLKEIAAETGDVTDKVGVLVSDIEMPEMDGYTLTAEIKNTPELQKLKVVLHTSLSGVFNQAMVQKVGADDFIAKFHPDELATAVGKWLSN
- the flgN gene encoding flagellar protein FlgN, yielding MSQSLVQALEQQIANLTHLATLLEQELHLISSRDAEALMNLLKDKEQTLDTIQQSDIAISKQYTALTAEKTAPDDVTALIAQAKKLLEECQYRTSVNQKAVEQGQLRLTHLRNLMLEVRAKESLTYDKSGKPKGSGLGRGVSA
- the flgM gene encoding flagellar biosynthesis anti-sigma factor FlgM is translated as MAINNVNNGTPKAPIDNAKLNNQQAQTQTAQQQEAAAKNTQTTAPRQDSVSLTQSAQQLSQVQKKGTEAPVNQEKVDKLKKAIQSGEYKIDPDSLAQKIARLEAQVFGIKS
- the flgA gene encoding flagellar basal body P-ring formation chaperone FlgA, whose translation is MQKKLSKLLQKSLSRPLMVMLLMMLNIASIPAFAQSSAQMREKIQQEAQAYLLGEIGDAHGDDNIQVSIVPVDDRIQIPVCHTPFQYHADSSAFTQSYISVRVSCGNNDWYLFTNARVARTRTVVVTSGLISPGTVLTSANLKLAEVDINQLRHTSYMSQKELIGARMKRRVRDGQPVQANMLCFVCKGDRITIRAQAAGMQVKTAGIARQDGVIGDSIQVVNASSKKTLIAEVASTQTVVVNL